One window of the Salvia splendens isolate huo1 chromosome 1, SspV2, whole genome shotgun sequence genome contains the following:
- the LOC121768954 gene encoding uncharacterized protein LOC121768954, giving the protein MEVEKTTQITKRLFATTSPTTFNVVERRTTWLESEAVHSFCEEMDGQFNMDGNFDFTKYDMIFFPIFSNRQYFLVCFSFKTGIADVLDIVVPENGIPDASKYATDLGLLRNFLGYYLESKGLNAMCEVIMKEQRTRLLDLPWKTPQATNDSAVFLMRHMESYKGNPDNLKAIGLHGASVRILQILRGRYCKNMLLAPFNSAKERFLSYMSHFINVTPTFRTDFARQVNGMLNKAPSNEQCNQPARKRSKMK; this is encoded by the exons ATGGAAGTGGAAAAAACAACACAGATTACCAAGAGATTGTTTGCCACAACATCTCCAACA ACATTCAATGTGGTTGAAAGGAGAACTACTTGGTTAGAGTCTGAAGCTGTTCATTCGTTCTGTGAGGAGATGGATGGTCAATTCAACATGGATGGAAATTTTGATTTCACAAAATATGATATG ATATTTTTCCCAATCTTTTCAAATAGACAGTACTTTTTGGTGTGCTTTTCCTTTAAGACTGGTATTGCGGACGTGCTAGACATTGTCGTGCCTGAGAACGGTATTCCAGATGCGAGCAAATATGCGACAGACCTGGGTCTACTT CGGAATTTTCTTGGCTACTATCTCGAGTCAAAAGGACTGAACGCAATGTGTGAGGTAATAATGAAAGAGCAGAGAACCCGACTGCTGGACTTGCCCTGGAAGACACCCCAGGCCACTAATGACTCGGCAGTATTCCTGATGAGGCACATGGAGTCCTACAAAGGTAACCCTGACAATTTAAAGGCTATTGGTCTTCATGGTGCTAGTGTGAGGATTCTGCAGATTTTGAGGGGGAGGTATTGCAAGAACATGCTCCTTGCACCGTTCAACAGTGCCAAAGAAAGGTTCTTGTCATACATGAGTCATTTCATCAACGTGACGCCCACTTTCAGAACAGATTTTGCTAGGCAAGTGAATGGAATGTTGAACAAGGCTCCCAGTAACGAGCAATGCAATCAGCCTGCCAGGAAGAGAAGCAAGATGAAATGA
- the LOC121769032 gene encoding protein FAR1-RELATED SEQUENCE 5-like — translation MTPFEALHGFAPLLLVPYLPGDSDVEVVDLALRDREEMISILKRNVQKAAERMKRQADQHRSDKEFEIGDQIFFDVRFSVLLPPKGNVLACVEMEMSDIDQAAVIPDCRPELQPYVGQVFQTVEDGISFYEAYAKYCRFDTRRFGHKYAHGVKTWQTIVCSRQGEKMDADEDGSSTKRRRHSSRCQCNAKLTMKYINDSDSPRYVVSNFVAQHNHDMVDTKHVRYMKSNRNLGDIHYKFLQDCTKANIGPTQTFNLLKEFLGGYDAVGCTVTDLRNGKRDILQEMKGADVQMILNQMEEKKKTSDGFHYKFQQGSDGKLSSLFWCDAVSRQNYKMFGDIVSFDTTYSTNRYCMVFGPFTGKDNHGCPVTFGVGFVSNEGADSFSWLLSEFVECMGFAPKLIITDQDWGMKLAIERVLTSTRHRWCMWHIMMKLPEKVPKRILANEELKKDLDSCIWSELLEPEEFEETWLTIMDQYGLQNESWFTNMFTQREYWIPAYFRDFPMGSLLKTTSFSESENSFFKRYTKPHFNLADFVMHYNSALDAQRNLSERLDFVDATKVPFLSTELLFENHAAYIYTNRIFQQVQNEIVEAHQRCRMTHFEMEDNTEIYTITDSLRNKVVVRHEVGTESYHCDFSLIDRKRVVTAKLHSLYFRLVQRAQSNDDDIVALFDGMEELSQKLFGGTVPSWSSMDKAQRIEGLYGASRPSVVNVHPPDVVSTKGSGSSSGKRIASATEKAIILQNKPKRRCAKCREMGHHDARNCGREKGKSKM, via the exons ATGACTCCATTTGAAGCTTTGCATGGCTTTGCACCTCTATTACTTGTTCCTTATCTACCAGGAGACTCAGATGTGGAAGTTGTGGATTTGGCTTTGCGGGATAGAGAGGAAATGATAAGTATACTCAAGAGAAATGTACAAAAGGCAGCTGAGAGAATGAAGAGGCAAGCCGATCAGCATAGGAGTGATAAAGAGTTTGAGATAGGAGA CCAAATTTTCTTCGACGTGCGTTTTAGTGTTCTTCTCCCGCCCAAGGGCAACGTCCTCGCTTGTGTTGAAATGGAAATGTCTGACATAGATCAAG CTGCAGTTATTCCAGATTGCAGGCCCGAGCTGCAACCGTACGTTGGTCAGGTGTTTCAAACAGTAGAAGATGGAATTTCATTTTATGAAGCATATGCCAAATACTGCCGGTTTGATACTCGAAGATTTGGACACAAATACGCACATGGTGTCAAAACCTGGCAAACCATTGTGTGCAGCAGGCAAGGTGAAAAAATGGATGCTGACGAAGACGGTAGCTCTACCAAACGTAGACGGCATTCTAGCAGATGTCAATGCAATGCGAAACTTACGATGAAGTATATAAACGATTCCGACAGTCCTCGATACGTTGTCAGCAACTTTGTAGCCCAACATAATCATGATATGGTCGATACAAAGCACGTCAGATACATGAAATCCAACCGTAACCTTGGGGATATCCATTATAAATTCCTGCAGGACTGCACAAAAGCCAACATTGGACCTACACAGACTTTCAATTTATTGAAAGAGTTCCTAGGTGGCTATGATGCTGTGGGTTGCACTGTTACTGATTTACGGAACGGCAAACGCGACATATTGCAAGAAATGAAAGGCGCTGATGTCCAGATGATTTTAAATCAaatggaggagaagaagaaaaccAGTGACGGTTTCCATTACAAATTCCAGCAAGGTAGTGACGGAAAGTTAAGTAGTCTTTTTTGGTGTGACGCTGTGTCCCGACAGAACTACAAGATGTTCGGTGACATTGTATCCTTTGATACTACGTACTCAACAAACAG GTATTGCATGGTGTTTGGGCCATTCACTGGAAAAGACAACCACGGATGCCCTGTTACGTTTGGTGTCGGGTTCGTTTCAAATGAGGGAGCCGACTCATTCTCTTGGTTGCTTAGTGAGTTTGTAGAATGTATGGGGTTCGCGCCCAAGTTGATAATAACTGACCAGGATTGGGGGATGAAACTTGCCATAGAACGTGTGCTAACTAGTACTAGGCATCGGTGGTGCATGTGGCACATCATGATGAAGCTTCCTGAAAAGGTACCCAAAAGAATACTTGCCAACgaagagttgaagaaggatttgGACTCTTGTATATGGTCTGAATTGTTGGAGCCAGAGGAATTCGAAGAAACTTGGCTGACCATTATGGACCAATATGGTTTACAAAATGAATCCTGGTTCACAAATATGTTCACACAACGAGAGTATTGGATTCCAGCATATTTTAGGGATTTCCCAATGGGGTCGCTGTTGAAGACAACATCATTCTCTGAGTCCGAGAACAGCTTTTTCAAAAGGTACACAAAACCCCACTTCAATCTTGCTGACTTTGTGATGCACTACAACAGTGCGTTAGATGCTCAACGTAACCTATCAGAAAGGCTCGATTTCGTTGATGCTACAAAAGTCCCCTTCCTCTCAACGGAGCTCTTATTTGAGAACCACGCAGCATATATTTATACAAATCGCATCTTTCAGCAAGTTCAAAATGAGATCGTCGAGGCTCATCAACGTTGCAGAATGACTCACTTCGAGATGGAAGATAATACTGAGATTTACACAATAACGGACAGCCTTCGAAATAAAGTTGTTGTCCGCCATGAAGTTGGCACCGAATCGTACCACTGTGATT TTTCACTAATTGATCGCAAGCGAGTTGTAACAGCCAAACTGCATTCACTATACTTTCGCTTAGTCCAACGAGCACAGAGCAATGACGATGACATTGTTGCATTATTCGACGGAATGGAAGAACTTAGTCAAAAACTCTTTGGGGGTACAGTACCTTCATGGTCTTCCATGGATAAAGCACAGAGGATTGAGGGTCTGTACGGGGCATCTCGACCGAGTGTTGTTAACGTGCACCCTCCCGATGTAGTGAGTACAAAGGGATCTGGCAGCAGTTCTGGAAAGCGAATTGCGTCAGCAACTGAGAAGGCCATCATACTACAGAATAAACCTAAGAGGCGATGTGCAAAGTGTCGAGAAATGGGCCATCACGATGCAAGGAATTGTGGTAGGGAGAAAGGAAAATCTAAAATGTAG
- the LOC121769111 gene encoding uncharacterized protein LOC121769111 encodes MMKEIQENRTRSEENESKEKEAEEEKPLEVKQKSEAPRETIETVDEEESITTPPDDKAGKEILEEAHDEPQEKGEEVIGHDVGLDNTLFYLQSEKVHVPNEKVDEFTIAVKEESTPTERPPLVIDESERCGYEEEKPELKGEERSRRKAARDIYWVQLQPWPEPLRMEKPPYSGLRPKEKKKIQRAYKNHKKKRGAMVMYLKKIVG; translated from the coding sequence ATGATGAAGGAGATACAAGAGAACAGAACAAGGTCTGAGGAGAATGAGAgtaaggagaaggaagccgagGAAGAAAAACCACTCGAGGTTAAGCAAAAGTCAGAGGCACCGCGGGAAACGATAGAAACTGTTGACGAAGAAGAATCGATCACCACACCTCCTGATGATAAAGCAGGAAAGGAAATTCTGGAGGAGGCACACGATGAACCGCAAGAGAAAGGAGAAGAGGTCATTGGGCATGATGTTGGACTCGACAATACACTTTTCTATCTCCAGTCAGAAAAAGTGCATGTGCCCAACGAGAAGGTGGATGAATTCACAATTGCGGTGAAAGAAGAGAGTACACCTACAGAGAGACCACCTCTAGTGATCGACGAGTCTGAGAGGTGTGGCTATGAAGAGGAAAAACCAGAGCTGAAGGGGGAAGAAAGATCGAGGAGAAAAGCTGCAAGAGATATCTACTGGGTGCAGCTGCAACCATGGCCGGAGCCGCTTAGGATGGAGAAGCCTCCTTACTCTGGATTACGTCccaaagagaagaagaagattcaGAGGGCGTACAAGAATCACAAGAAAAAACGAGGTGCCATGGTGATGTACCTAAAAAAAATCGTTGGATAG